A stretch of Campylobacter showae DNA encodes these proteins:
- a CDS encoding ABC transporter ATP-binding protein/permease, translated as MQILKKFFIIAGWFWTGKRSLAAWAMLAVTLGASLAIVKVATLMNAWDKKFYDAIEKFQKDLMLPLVGEFLVYTAIIVLFIVIGNWFKKLLVISWRESLSEEMENLWLKNANFYRLSGATGFDNPDQRIAEDSLLLADKSVNLIKSMVYNLSKLFAFAFILWEASKVLRFSAFGHEFALEGFLVYIALVYTLFSSLITHLIGRSLKRLNYEKQQVEADYRANLLITRENAEAVALMKGACAEKTRFRTSFSEVVRNWRVIMNTEFRLECFSASYLKITNLIPIFACLPLYFAHAMTFGDMMRARSAFYSVQDGFAWFMDYYRQIMEWAASVERVYKFIEIAQAADSKVKFDAKFREHNSDLDDVNKPAQVTAANLAQDKFKSVKFDENAEANELRCKNLQIFTPSGERLVCGLNLSIKSGEWVLLRGASGTGKSSVFRYIVGIWDHGSGDVCLPCGTMVVPQKPFLARMSLRRLIAYPSDLQGADADFEGILRRVRLEKFIRELDEVKDWGKILSGGEAQRLAFTRVYFARPAFLLLDEATSALDSVLAKELLTALKRDFTHLSVLAITHQEELKFIFDKVIDIDKI; from the coding sequence TTGCAAATTTTAAAGAAGTTTTTCATCATCGCAGGCTGGTTTTGGACGGGCAAGCGCTCACTAGCGGCGTGGGCGATGCTGGCCGTGACGCTGGGAGCTAGCCTAGCCATCGTCAAGGTCGCGACGCTCATGAACGCATGGGATAAAAAATTTTACGACGCGATCGAGAAATTTCAAAAAGATCTCATGCTCCCGCTTGTGGGCGAGTTTCTTGTCTATACCGCGATTATCGTGCTATTTATCGTGATCGGAAACTGGTTTAAAAAGCTGCTTGTGATCTCGTGGCGCGAAAGTCTAAGCGAAGAGATGGAAAATCTATGGCTAAAAAACGCAAATTTTTACCGCTTGTCCGGCGCCACGGGCTTTGATAACCCGGACCAGCGTATCGCCGAGGACAGCCTCCTACTCGCCGATAAAAGCGTAAATCTAATAAAATCCATGGTTTACAACCTCTCCAAGCTTTTTGCTTTCGCCTTTATCCTCTGGGAGGCGTCAAAAGTACTGCGCTTTAGCGCGTTTGGACACGAGTTTGCGCTGGAGGGCTTTTTGGTCTACATCGCGCTCGTTTATACACTTTTTAGCTCGCTAATCACGCACCTAATCGGCCGCAGTCTAAAGCGCCTAAACTACGAAAAACAGCAGGTCGAGGCCGACTACCGCGCAAATCTACTAATCACTCGCGAAAACGCCGAAGCCGTCGCGCTGATGAAGGGTGCGTGCGCTGAAAAAACGCGCTTTAGAACAAGCTTTAGCGAGGTAGTGCGCAACTGGCGCGTCATCATGAACACCGAGTTTCGCCTAGAGTGCTTTTCGGCTAGCTACTTAAAAATCACGAATCTAATCCCCATCTTCGCCTGTTTGCCGCTTTATTTCGCGCACGCGATGACGTTTGGCGATATGATGCGGGCGCGCTCGGCGTTTTACAGCGTGCAGGACGGCTTTGCGTGGTTTATGGACTACTATAGGCAGATCATGGAGTGGGCTGCGAGCGTGGAGCGCGTGTATAAATTCATCGAGATCGCGCAGGCAGCGGACTCTAAGGTCAAATTTGACGCTAAATTTAGAGAGCATAACAGCGATCTTGACGACGTCAACAAACCTGCCCAGGTAACGGCGGCAAATTTGGCGCAGGATAAATTTAAGAGCGTTAAATTTGACGAAAACGCCGAAGCAAACGAGCTGAGGTGTAAAAATTTACAAATTTTTACCCCGAGCGGCGAAAGGTTAGTTTGCGGGCTAAATTTGAGCATAAAAAGCGGCGAATGGGTGCTGCTACGCGGAGCTAGCGGAACGGGCAAAAGCAGCGTATTTAGGTATATCGTGGGCATCTGGGATCACGGCTCGGGCGATGTTTGCTTGCCGTGCGGGACGATGGTCGTGCCGCAAAAGCCGTTTTTAGCGCGCATGAGTCTAAGGCGGCTTATCGCGTATCCTAGCGATTTGCAAGGCGCCGATGCCGATTTTGAAGGAATTTTACGACGAGTGCGGCTAGAGAAATTTATCCGCGAACTAGACGAAGTTAAAGATTGGGGCAAGATTTTAAGCGGCGGCGAAGCACAAAGGCTTGCATTTACTAGGGTTTATTTTGCGCGGCCCGCATTTTTACTGCTTGACGAGGCAACTTCGGCGCTTGATAGCGTGCTGGCAAAAGAGCTTTTAACCGCCCTGAAGCGCGACTTTACGCACCTTAGCGTACTAGCTATCACACACCAAGAGGAGCTTAAATTTATTTTTGACAAGGTTATAGATATAGATAAAATTTAA
- a CDS encoding chemotaxis protein, whose product MLKFEIVYKFCLICTLILGLSLLAFSGVNFALGEYGEFWMGAHKFAGFLVALAAVLHVINRKKKLIKLANEFTDVITRRKNPSMCNMDRIIASLEPYTIAEISQKLGFDEAEFCRTLRENGVKFNGANQTLRQISFLNDEKIFFVLVLIVEAKFGKRFCGELKFKGAKFNGGIKAA is encoded by the coding sequence TCATTTGCACGCTGATTTTGGGGCTTAGTTTGCTCGCGTTTTCGGGGGTAAATTTCGCGCTCGGAGAGTATGGCGAATTTTGGATGGGCGCACATAAATTTGCGGGCTTTTTGGTTGCGCTTGCAGCCGTTTTACACGTGATAAATCGCAAGAAAAAGCTCATCAAACTCGCAAATGAATTTACAGACGTCATCACTCGTCGCAAAAATCCTAGCATGTGCAACATGGACCGCATCATCGCCTCGCTCGAGCCCTATACGATCGCTGAAATCTCGCAAAAACTAGGCTTTGATGAGGCCGAGTTTTGCCGCACATTACGCGAAAACGGCGTCAAATTTAATGGAGCAAATCAAACCTTGCGCCAAATTTCTTTTTTAAACGACGAAAAGATATTTTTCGTGCTAGTTCTCATCGTCGAGGCAAAATTTGGCAAAAGATTTTGCGGCGAACTCAAATTTAAAGGCGCTAAATTTAATGGCGGCATAAAAGCAGCGTGA
- a CDS encoding TonB-dependent siderophore receptor, translating into MNAQCKFVGLSMCLACSLYAVDANLGEVTAYGKTDISATEGTGSYTTQNMNTATGLDLTIRETPQTVTIIPDQLVKDLNLNDVDKALSYAPGITTTSRFGMNLPMSRGFNIDNIQEDGMQSTTALAAQGLYGQSKEHTDMAFYDRVEVLCGVAGLTQSNGEPGGTINLARKRPQKTFGANLSLGIGSWDTYRSVADVTGGLNSDGSVRGRVIGALGKDGSFRDIKGNKRGAVSAMIETDIGDSTNALAGIIYQKSRGVYDPFGVPVVGKNGEELNLNRKTTFISDWSRAIYEKYNLFLDLEHYFNDSIKAYAKFNYTDSKSTLKFGGWHGVNRDPITRYIGYDRYDNASKEFSFKTGIDANYDLFGQNHDFFTSITMSRETFTQHDRDVFTGAANLTYNTFNKGLINNEPNWGDMTALCALGTNCYNLHYNTKIYQQMFTIGTRYNFSDDWHLLLGARYSWLKRNSTTDNYRRGTHTVTQEVKKHKLTPYIGLTWDFARDHSLYASYTEIYKPQTATDRNDEILKPIVGYNAEIGLKSEFFDGALNTTVALFQIEQENRAIQDYEYYVATNKNRSVAEGKVRSRGLDIEANGAITDRWKIFGGYTYNKSEYMKDETHNPTSVDYRKGANAKPWIPKHIVKVYTSYELPLVAQQKLVFGTGVRYQTKTNNMYSRYNITTGAYYPANDIPDQKAYALWDANIAYYYDKHFNVNLSVKNITDEKYFINQNNRVAGQNNFYGEPRNFMVTFNYAY; encoded by the coding sequence TTGAACGCTCAATGCAAATTTGTGGGTTTATCTATGTGCCTTGCTTGCTCGCTTTACGCAGTCGATGCAAACCTCGGCGAGGTGACCGCCTACGGCAAAACAGACATCTCGGCCACCGAGGGTACGGGCTCATATACGACGCAAAACATGAACACTGCGACGGGGCTTGATTTAACTATCCGCGAAACGCCACAGACCGTCACCATTATCCCCGATCAGCTCGTTAAAGATCTAAATTTAAACGACGTAGATAAGGCGCTAAGCTATGCGCCGGGCATTACGACTACGAGCAGGTTTGGCATGAATCTACCGATGTCTAGAGGCTTTAACATCGATAACATCCAAGAAGACGGCATGCAGTCCACCACTGCGCTTGCTGCGCAGGGGCTCTACGGCCAGTCCAAAGAGCATACCGACATGGCGTTTTATGACCGCGTGGAGGTACTTTGCGGCGTGGCGGGTTTGACGCAGAGTAACGGCGAGCCCGGCGGTACGATAAATTTGGCCAGAAAGCGTCCGCAAAAGACGTTCGGAGCAAATTTATCCCTAGGTATAGGCAGCTGGGATACATACCGTAGCGTAGCAGACGTGACGGGCGGGCTAAACTCCGACGGCTCAGTCCGAGGCAGAGTAATCGGCGCTCTTGGCAAGGATGGGTCGTTTAGGGATATAAAAGGTAACAAAAGAGGCGCAGTCTCTGCGATGATAGAAACCGATATAGGCGACTCCACGAACGCGCTTGCCGGGATAATCTACCAAAAAAGTAGAGGCGTCTACGATCCGTTTGGTGTACCCGTGGTCGGCAAGAACGGCGAGGAGTTAAATTTAAACCGCAAAACGACCTTTATATCAGACTGGAGTCGTGCGATCTACGAAAAATATAACCTATTTTTAGATCTTGAGCACTATTTTAACGACAGCATCAAGGCTTATGCCAAATTTAACTATACCGATAGCAAGAGCACTCTCAAATTCGGCGGCTGGCACGGAGTAAATCGCGATCCGATTACCAGATATATCGGCTACGATAGATACGACAACGCAAGTAAAGAATTTAGCTTTAAAACCGGTATCGACGCAAACTATGATTTATTTGGTCAAAATCACGACTTTTTCACCAGCATTACGATGTCTCGCGAGACCTTCACGCAGCACGACAGAGACGTATTTACGGGCGCGGCAAATCTCACCTATAATACCTTCAACAAAGGCCTCATAAATAACGAACCAAACTGGGGAGATATGACGGCTCTTTGCGCGCTGGGTACCAACTGCTACAATCTACACTATAACACTAAAATTTACCAACAGATGTTTACGATCGGCACTAGGTATAACTTTAGCGACGACTGGCATTTACTCCTTGGCGCTAGATACTCGTGGTTAAAGAGAAATAGCACTACCGACAACTACCGCCGAGGCACGCATACGGTCACACAAGAGGTCAAAAAGCACAAACTAACGCCGTATATCGGCCTTACGTGGGATTTTGCCAGAGATCACTCGCTGTACGCCAGCTACACCGAGATATATAAGCCCCAAACTGCTACAGATAGAAATGACGAGATACTGAAGCCTATCGTGGGCTACAACGCCGAGATCGGTCTAAAGTCCGAGTTTTTTGACGGCGCGCTAAACACGACCGTAGCGCTGTTTCAGATCGAACAAGAAAATCGCGCGATACAAGACTACGAGTACTACGTCGCCACGAATAAAAACAGAAGCGTAGCCGAGGGTAAAGTACGAAGCCGCGGCCTTGATATCGAAGCAAACGGCGCGATCACCGATAGGTGGAAAATTTTCGGCGGATATACGTATAATAAAAGCGAATACATGAAAGACGAAACGCACAATCCTACAAGTGTCGACTACCGCAAAGGCGCAAATGCAAAGCCTTGGATACCAAAACATATTGTCAAGGTCTACACAAGCTACGAGCTGCCTCTAGTCGCGCAGCAAAAGCTAGTCTTTGGCACGGGCGTACGCTATCAGACCAAGACCAACAACATGTACTCAAGATACAATATCACGACCGGCGCGTATTATCCGGCTAACGACATTCCGGACCAAAAGGCCTACGCGCTATGGGATGCGAATATCGCGTATTATTACGACAAGCACTTTAACGTAAATTTATCCGTCAAAAACATAACCGACGAGAAGTATTTTATCAATCAAAATAACCGCGTGGCCGGACAAAATAACTTCTACGGCGAGCCTAGGAACTTTATGGTGACGTTTAATTACGCATACTAA
- a CDS encoding TOBE domain-containing protein — translation MFSARNQLSAQITEVREGAVNSLVVAKLQGGETVKATVTVDSQKALDLAAGKKVVYLFKASSIIVAKGENGLKLSATNQLKGKVVKVVEGAVNAEVDIEIAGGDKLSAIITNESAKNLALKTGDEVTAIIKASHIIIGA, via the coding sequence ATGTTTAGCGCAAGAAATCAACTGTCAGCACAAATCACAGAGGTAAGAGAGGGGGCGGTAAACTCTCTAGTGGTAGCAAAATTGCAAGGCGGAGAGACAGTAAAAGCAACCGTAACCGTAGATAGCCAAAAGGCTCTAGATCTAGCAGCAGGCAAAAAGGTAGTTTATCTATTTAAAGCTTCTTCTATCATAGTAGCTAAAGGCGAGAACGGTCTAAAACTAAGCGCTACTAACCAACTAAAAGGTAAGGTAGTAAAAGTAGTGGAGGGTGCGGTAAACGCTGAAGTAGATATCGAGATAGCTGGCGGCGATAAGCTAAGCGCTATCATCACTAACGAGTCTGCTAAAAACCTAGCTCTAAAAACAGGTGATGAAGTAACTGCTATAATCAAAGCTAGCCACATTATCATAGGCGCTTAA
- a CDS encoding iron-sulfur cluster assembly scaffold protein NifU, which produces MAKNNLIGGSIWDEYSQNVQDRMNNPKFMGEITQDEAKARGGKLIVADFGAESCGDAVRLYWLVDEKTDRIMDAKFKSFGCGTAVASSDTMAELCIGKTVDEAVKITNIDVEKAMRDTPDVPAVPPQKMHCSVMAYDVIKAAAAQYKGVDPEHFEDEIIVCECARVSLGTIKEVIRLNDLHTVEEITQYTKAGAFCKSCVRPGGHEKREYYLVDILADTRAEMEQEKKQAIIDAQVSGKFDDVSFENMTVVGQLKAIESVIDRDVRPMLMMDGGNMEILDLQKDAEGKFDVYIRYMGACSGCASGATGTLYAIENVLQENLSPNIRVLPI; this is translated from the coding sequence ATGGCAAAAAATAATCTAATCGGCGGCTCCATCTGGGACGAATACTCCCAAAACGTCCAAGACCGCATGAACAACCCGAAATTTATGGGCGAGATAACGCAGGATGAGGCAAAAGCAAGAGGCGGCAAGCTCATCGTGGCGGACTTTGGCGCAGAGAGCTGCGGTGACGCGGTGAGGCTATACTGGCTCGTGGACGAGAAAACCGACCGCATCATGGACGCTAAATTTAAAAGCTTTGGCTGCGGTACGGCGGTGGCTAGCTCAGATACGATGGCCGAGCTTTGCATCGGCAAGACCGTGGATGAAGCGGTCAAAATCACCAACATCGACGTAGAAAAAGCCATGCGCGACACCCCAGACGTCCCAGCCGTCCCGCCACAAAAGATGCACTGTTCGGTCATGGCCTACGACGTTATCAAGGCCGCCGCGGCGCAGTATAAGGGCGTGGATCCTGAGCATTTCGAGGACGAGATCATCGTGTGCGAGTGCGCGCGCGTGAGCCTAGGCACGATCAAAGAGGTCATCCGCCTAAACGACCTACACACGGTCGAGGAGATCACGCAATACACCAAAGCAGGCGCCTTTTGCAAATCCTGCGTGCGCCCGGGCGGACACGAAAAGCGCGAGTATTATCTCGTGGACATCCTCGCAGACACCAGAGCCGAGATGGAACAGGAGAAAAAGCAAGCCATCATCGACGCGCAGGTTTCAGGCAAATTTGACGACGTGAGCTTTGAAAATATGACCGTCGTGGGCCAGCTAAAGGCCATCGAGAGCGTCATAGATAGAGATGTTCGCCCGATGCTGATGATGGACGGCGGTAATATGGAAATCCTCGATTTGCAAAAAGACGCCGAGGGTAAATTTGACGTCTATATAAGATATATGGGTGCTTGTAGCGGCTGCGCGAGCGGTGCGACTGGCACACTATACGCGATCGAAAACGTATTGCAAGAAAACCTCAGCCCAAATATCCGCGTCCTACCTATCTGA
- a CDS encoding NifS family cysteine desulfurase, whose product MRVYLDNNATTMVDPEAFELMRPFFCEKYGNPNSLHRFGSETHPALRRAMDQLYAGINASDNDDIVVTSCATESNNWVAKGVFFDHILNKDKDHVIISAVEHPAISATFEFLKKYGVRVSRVPVNENGLLDPNDLRKLIDDKTALVSIMWANNETGTIFPIKECAAIAHEYGALFHTDATQTVGKIKINVREMGVDFMSFSAHKFHGPKGVGGLYIKDSQKLTSLLHGGEHMGGRRSGTLDVAGIVGMAQALENSNKLIEFENLHVRRLRDKLEDALLQLPDVSVVGDRAHRLPNTILAAIKGVEGEAMLWDLNQAGIAASTGSACASETLESNPIMEAIGASSDLAHTALRLSLSRFNTEEEIDYAIEHIKKAVVRLRSISSTYAYNPNGK is encoded by the coding sequence GTGAGAGTATATCTAGACAACAATGCCACGACAATGGTCGATCCCGAAGCTTTCGAGCTTATGAGGCCGTTTTTTTGCGAAAAATACGGCAACCCAAACTCGCTTCATAGATTTGGCTCCGAGACGCACCCGGCGCTTCGCCGCGCGATGGATCAGCTCTATGCGGGCATAAACGCAAGCGATAACGACGATATCGTGGTAACAAGCTGCGCCACCGAGAGCAACAACTGGGTGGCTAAAGGCGTATTTTTCGATCATATATTAAATAAAGACAAAGATCACGTCATAATTAGCGCCGTCGAGCATCCGGCGATCTCGGCGACCTTTGAGTTTCTCAAAAAATACGGCGTTCGCGTGAGCCGCGTGCCAGTCAACGAAAACGGTCTGCTCGATCCAAACGACCTAAGAAAGCTCATCGACGACAAAACCGCACTCGTTAGCATCATGTGGGCAAATAACGAAACGGGCACGATTTTCCCGATAAAAGAGTGTGCGGCGATCGCCCACGAGTACGGCGCGCTATTTCACACCGACGCGACGCAAACCGTCGGCAAGATCAAGATAAACGTGCGCGAGATGGGCGTGGACTTTATGAGCTTTTCGGCGCATAAATTTCACGGGCCAAAGGGTGTAGGCGGCCTATACATCAAGGATTCGCAAAAGCTAACGAGCCTGCTTCACGGCGGCGAGCACATGGGCGGCAGGCGCAGCGGGACGCTCGATGTCGCAGGTATCGTCGGCATGGCGCAAGCACTGGAAAACAGTAACAAGCTAATCGAGTTTGAAAATCTGCACGTTAGACGCCTGCGCGACAAGCTCGAGGACGCGCTGCTACAGCTACCCGACGTCTCGGTCGTGGGAGATCGCGCTCACAGGCTACCAAACACCATCCTAGCCGCCATAAAAGGCGTCGAGGGCGAGGCGATGCTGTGGGATCTAAATCAGGCCGGTATCGCGGCATCCACGGGCTCGGCGTGCGCGTCCGAGACCCTAGAGAGCAACCCGATAATGGAAGCCATCGGCGCTAGCAGCGATCTGGCACATACGGCGCTGAGGCTGTCGCTGTCGAGGTTTAATACCGAAGAAGAGATCGACTATGCGATAGAGCATATCAAAAAGGCGGTGGTGAGGTTAAGAAGCATATCAAGCACGTACGCTTACAACCCTAACGGCAAGTAA